In the genome of Deltaproteobacteria bacterium HGW-Deltaproteobacteria-18, the window ATTTGGGTTCAACCTTGGCCGAAGCCAGGACTTTGCGGGCAAGATCAACAATGATCCCAGAGGCCTGACCATTTTCAAGTCTGTGGTAGTAGGGAGGGTATTCGAAGTAGTAGATGTCGAGGGATTCTGCGATGCCGGGCTGGGGCCGCATGAGCAAGAGCACCGCGCCAAGGCACAGTAACGCTTTTTTCAGCATGGGCTCTCCCTGGGAATGAAGAGCGGGGTCGAGGCTTCCAGAGTTTGCCTTTTTCTCATGGCATTCTCATACGGACAGACAGGCTTGGTCGGCAATCATTTCTTTGTCTGATGCGTAAACGACGTCCTTGCCATGCCTTTCGGATTTGCCTGGGGCTGATTGAATTCCGTACGGCGGGATTTAGCGCGTTGGGCAGGCGGGAAAATTTGCGAAAAGAAAAAGGGTTGCAACATTTCTGCTGCAACCCTTTGACTTACTGGTGCCGAAGAGAGGACTCGAACCTCCACCGGGGAACCCCGACTAGACCCTGAACCTAGCGTGTCTACCAATTCCACCACTTCGGCGTGACGTGAGAAGCGTGTTTATGTGAGAGGTTTGGGTTTGGCAAGGGTTTTGTTGTCTTTTTTTCAAAATATTTTTTTTAATTGGTAATTTCAGTGAATTGGCTTGTATTGCGGATGTTTTTCTCCTTGCAGGGCCCGTGTTGAAGCCTGGGTTCTTTTGGTATAGAGGCAAGCCAGCTTGTTGCCTGGAGGAGAATATTTCATGCATTGCGTTACTTGGCCGGATCAGATCAGCGGCCTGGAAAAAGGGTCCTGCGTCACCATCGGCAATTTTGACGGGGTCCATATCGGACATCAGCGTCTCATTGCCCGGGTACGGGACTTGGCCGCCGGTTTCGGCCTGCCGTCGGTGGTAATCACCTTCGAGCCCCACCCCTTGCGTTTTTTCACGGGCAAGAAGACCCCGCCTTTCATTACCCTCTACGAACAGCGCTCCGAGCTCATCCGTGCCCTGGGCATAGATCATCTGCTCTGTCTCGAGTTCAATCAGGAACTGGCGAGCATGAGTCCCGAGGATTTCGTGCGCCGCATCCTGGTTGAGGGTCTGCATGTCAAGGAATTGGTCATCGGCTATGACTATGCCTTCGGCAAGGGCCGGGGCGGCAATTACGCGCTCTTGACTCGGCTCGGGCAGCAGTGGGGCTTCGGGGTCGAGCAACTCGAGCCCGTGATGGTCGATCAGGCCATTGTCAGCTCCACGCGTATCCGCGACCTGGTCGAGGCCGGGGATGTCTGGGCGGCGAAAGCCTTGCTGGGCCGCTTCTATCGCGTGTCCGGGACCGTGATTCATGGTCAGAACCGGGGCGGCCGCCTGCTTGGTTTCCCCACCGCCAACATGCATCTTGTCGACGAGCTTTTCCCCAAGACGGGAGTATACTGCTGCTGGGTCGAGCTGGACGGAGAGCTTCATCCGGCCGTGGCCAACATCGGCTACAATCCGACCTTCGGCAATGACGTGCTTTCCGTTGAGGTGCACATCATGGATCTGAACAGGGACCTCTACGACCGTACGCTGAAGGTGCACTTCGTGCAGCGTCTGCGCGGCGAGCGCAAGTTTTCCGGACTCGATGAACTCAAGGCGCAAATCGGCAAGGACATAACCCTGGCCCGGACCATACTGGCCCTGCCCGA includes:
- a CDS encoding riboflavin biosynthesis protein RibF, whose product is MHCVTWPDQISGLEKGSCVTIGNFDGVHIGHQRLIARVRDLAAGFGLPSVVITFEPHPLRFFTGKKTPPFITLYEQRSELIRALGIDHLLCLEFNQELASMSPEDFVRRILVEGLHVKELVIGYDYAFGKGRGGNYALLTRLGQQWGFGVEQLEPVMVDQAIVSSTRIRDLVEAGDVWAAKALLGRFYRVSGTVIHGQNRGGRLLGFPTANMHLVDELFPKTGVYCCWVELDGELHPAVANIGYNPTFGNDVLSVEVHIMDLNRDLYDRTLKVHFVQRLRGERKFSGLDELKAQIGKDITLARTILALPEARLV